One window from the genome of Candidatus Schekmanbacteria bacterium encodes:
- a CDS encoding nucleotidyltransferase — protein sequence MRNLEDLKNILQEHKEELSQKYGVIEVGIFGSYVKNKQDEASDVDILVDFRESVDLLTFVHLKNYLSELVGTNVDLVMKKALKPGIGRRILREVMYIE from the coding sequence ATGAGAAACCTGGAAGATTTGAAAAACATTTTGCAGGAACACAAAGAGGAGCTGAGTCAAAAATATGGCGTGATTGAAGTGGGGATTTTTGGCTCCTACGTCAAGAACAAGCAGGATGAAGCAAGTGATGTTGATATACTGGTAGACTTCCGCGAGTCAGTCGATTTGCTAACTTTTGTTCATTTGAAAAATTATCTGTCTGAGTTAGTAGGAACGAATGTAGACTTAGTCATGAAAAAGGCTCTGAAACCTGGGATTGGCCGGCGGATTTTGCGGGAAGTGATGTATATCGAATGA
- a CDS encoding DUF86 domain-containing protein codes for MNREFEDSLRDILDAMEKAKRFVKDFSYEQFIEDDKTVFAVVRALEIIGEASKNIPDEFHKENPEIPWKDMAGMRDILIHDYFGVDLETVWKTVTERIPEIQPLIKKLLAVS; via the coding sequence ATGAATAGAGAATTTGAAGATTCTTTGAGAGATATTTTGGATGCCATGGAAAAGGCGAAACGATTTGTTAAAGACTTCTCTTATGAGCAATTCATTGAGGACGACAAAACGGTTTTTGCCGTGGTCAGAGCATTGGAAATCATCGGCGAAGCTAGCAAGAATATTCCAGATGAATTTCATAAGGAAAATCCCGAAATCCCATGGAAGGACATGGCGGGAATGAGGGACATTTTAATCCACGACTATTTCGGTGTTGATTTGGAAACGGTCTGGAAGACCGTTACTGAAAGAATTCCTGAAATCCAACCGTTGATCAAGAAATTGTTGGCAGTGTCATGA